From bacterium:
ACGGCATCACTTTGAAAAAAGCAACCTGTTGAGCGTCGCATGGGTTGATAATGCGTGGTGGTTAAAAATTCCTAAAAACCCTTCGAAGGATTTTGTAAAGAATTTTTTATGGAAAATCGCCTTTAAGGAAATCAGCGGAGAGTTTTCAAAAAAATACAATTCCATTTTATCTAAACCTTTGTCATTTGCATTTGCGCGATTAGGATTTACGCCAAACGTGATCAGTATTATCGCTTTTCTTTTTTTGATCGGGTCGTCTTTTCTCCTGCTAATCGACAACTATTGGATGCTGGTGCTTTCGGGCTTCTTGTGGCAGATGGCTGCTGTTTTGGATCGGTGCGACGGCGAAGTGGCGCGAATCAGAAGTTACGAATCAACTTTCGGGGCGCAATTCGATATTATTACAGATGATCTGGGTTATGCATTTCAGGCAATTTGTTTGACTGCGGTGTGTTATTCTGAAAGTCATAATGATTTGCTGATACTTATTGTTTTTTTATTAACCTTTTTATGGATTATTCAGGCAGTACTGTATGAAAAAAAATATATGCGCAAGGCAGGATACATTAGCCGCCAAGTAAAGCATAAAGATTTTCTTAGCCGGCTTGGAAATGATTCGGCTCTTATCCGAATATTCAAAAACATCGAAGTATTCGGTAGACGCGATTGGAGAGCCGTGCTTTATTTTATATTAACCTTCTCCGGCTCAAAGTTACTTATTTTCTGGATATTTATGGCCGTCGGATGGATAATGGGCGTTTTCTTATATATTCAAATTGGAATTCTTCGCAGGCCTTCTGCTGCTAAACAATCAACTATCTCGTGTCTTTTGTAAGTAGGAATCGCCAGCACCATGTTTCCAAATTAAATTGTGACAAGAAAAAACAGTGCCGGGACTTGCTTTTTTCATTTTTAATAATTAAGATACAAAAGTCTTAAATACTGTATCCAAAACGGTTAAGGACTCCTATCAATCTGACGGATCGTGGCACGCTTCTTGGACATGTGTATTCAGTATTGAGGTTAACCTGATTTTCCTTTGATTGTTTATTTGATAATCATTAAACGAACGTAGGAGAATGCTATGCAGAATCCTATCCCCCACCCCGTGTATGTTGGAATTGACGTCGGATCCATCAGCGTTAAGCTGGCCGCGGTTTCCGACGCAAATTTATCAATTCCTGAATCCCCGGAATTCCATTACTTTCAATCCTCGCCGCACACAATTATTATTTCCAAATACCGCAGGACGAATGGAGAAGCTTTGACGTCCGCATTAAAGCTTCTCGGACAATTCGTACAACTTGTTCCTCTCAACCGGATCGCCGGAATTCAGGTTACAGGCTCCGGTGGAAAGCAAATCAGCGAATATCTGCAGGCGCATTTTGAAAATGAATTCAGAGCGGTTGCTAAGGGCGTGGGTACTTTGTATCCGGGGGTGCGAACGATCTTCGAGATGGGCGGAGATAATTCCAAGTTTTTGCGGATCAATGCGACTAATCAAACCGGCGTTATCGGCATTGAAGATTACGAAAAAAACGGCGATTGCGCGGCCGGCACGGGATCATTCATGGACCAGCAGGCCAGCCGATTAAAATATGACATTGAAGACGTAGGTGATATCGTACTAAAAGCCGGAAAGGCTAGTACCATCGCCGGACGCTGCTCTGTTTTTGCAAAAAGCGACATGATTCATGCTCAACAAAAAGGCGAACAACCGCCTGAAATTCTGAAGGGCTTGTGCGAAGCCGTTGTCAGAAATTTCAAGAGCAGCGTAGTTCGGGGAAGAGCGGTTGTTCCAAAGGTTATTTTCATCGGCGGTGTTTCGGCCAACAAAGGCGTCGTTCAAGCGATGAAGTCGCTGTTCGAAATTCAAGACGAAAATTTTATAACCAGCGATTGTTATGCATGGTGCGGAGCGATCGGTTCCGCGCTCTTGTCAAAAGAATCCAAAGCGTATAAGGATTATAGTTATCTGGAATCGAAACTCTTCGGCAATTTGTTCGACCAGAAATCCAAGTTTGCTTCCGCTCAGCCTCTGAACACAAAAGACGTTATTTTTCTGCGCGACCGCGTTAAGCCGTATTCTTTTGACGAAAAAACGTTACCGGTTAAGGCTTATCTCGGAATCGATATCGGATCCGTCAGCACCAATCTCGTGGTCATTGACGAAGACAATAATATCATCAAAGAGATCTATGTTTATACCCAAGCACGCCCGATCGAAATCGTTAATCAAGGCCTAAAGGATATTCACAGCGAATTGGGAGATCGGATATCTGTTGCAGGTATTGGCACGACGGGTTCCGGGCGTGAATTGATCGGCGAACTCATCGGCGCCGATACGATCAAAGACGAGATCACGGCGCACAAAAC
This genomic window contains:
- a CDS encoding CDP-alcohol phosphatidyltransferase family protein encodes the protein MLNQSQSKITKAVLSAFDIENKSTRYDAVYGGETLLNRALVALSKSGISEVILMAHFGHGKRMESAIENIRKRINLNYTILELTKSDGFLQRLKQVVALWDEPFLMFELNCLYHASLFESIQSSNAQDALSPVLFCHKNVSVSQSGVSYDAAFIEKYKAVFQSHDELTKVVVNNNRAEFANISSKKNNLSNNQNEKKYFSTDVILCRRENIVALPSSSSIKDIRHHFEKSNLLSVAWVDNAWWLKIPKNPSKDFVKNFLWKIAFKEISGEFSKKYNSILSKPLSFAFARLGFTPNVISIIAFLFLIGSSFLLLIDNYWMLVLSGFLWQMAAVLDRCDGEVARIRSYESTFGAQFDIITDDLGYAFQAICLTAVCYSESHNDLLILIVFLLTFLWIIQAVLYEKKYMRKAGYISRQVKHKDFLSRLGNDSALIRIFKNIEVFGRRDWRAVLYFILTFSGSKLLIFWIFMAVGWIMGVFLYIQIGILRRPSAAKQSTISCLL